In one window of Methanococcoides methylutens DNA:
- a CDS encoding DUF128 domain-containing protein, with translation MINKPHSVQFTSSRIEDLMFRTTFDPVAMAGDVIINLSLIKEEDLESILDVYALAIRSGLSVSPFLKIIKAGESIGDFRISEGDVGIATVCSITIDGVLLKGGVMINPKLGGVVQIKNGHPVRFTDVVTYVSTTIDPLEVLMSQDVTSVSQMLRTGSGKILANLREAPLVARDDIDHILSDLLDAGISGIMEVGEPNSRVLDVPVERDHLGVVVIGGTNPMAMAKEQGFEVRTNAMSTLIDIDEMKHVDDFV, from the coding sequence ATGATCAACAAACCACATAGTGTCCAGTTCACTTCATCTCGTATTGAAGACCTTATGTTCAGGACCACATTCGACCCGGTTGCAATGGCAGGTGATGTTATTATCAATCTGTCTCTCATTAAGGAAGAAGATCTTGAATCTATTCTCGATGTTTACGCGCTGGCTATCAGGAGCGGATTGTCGGTCAGTCCTTTCCTCAAGATAATCAAAGCTGGGGAAAGTATTGGTGATTTCCGGATATCCGAGGGTGATGTGGGCATTGCCACAGTTTGCAGTATCACCATTGATGGTGTGCTCTTGAAAGGTGGTGTTATGATCAACCCTAAACTTGGAGGGGTCGTGCAGATCAAGAACGGGCATCCGGTGAGGTTCACCGATGTTGTGACCTATGTGAGCACAACCATCGATCCTCTTGAGGTCCTGATGTCGCAGGATGTCACTTCCGTATCCCAGATGTTAAGAACAGGCTCTGGCAAGATCCTCGCTAATCTTCGTGAAGCGCCACTGGTAGCAAGGGACGATATCGATCATATTCTCTCTGATCTGCTGGATGCAGGTATCAGCGGAATAATGGAAGTTGGGGAGCCAAACTCCCGGGTGCTTGATGTGCCGGTGGAGCGGGATCATCTCGGCGTTGTTGTCATTGGCGGGACCAACCCCATGGCAATGGCAAAGGAGCAGGGCTTTGAGGTTCGCACAAACGCGATGTCAACTTTGATAGACATAGATGAGATGAAACACGTCGATGATTTTGTCTGA
- a CDS encoding glucose-6-phosphate isomerase family protein, whose translation MVYNIEFGGVERHPDIRMLHDMKEVVCDREWFDSVDDFELYYMFRHLSKSEAELKTINKQHLRYDITVIPPGMMGREFVKTAGHYHPNVPGEDISYPEVYQVLEGEATYLLQKHEVDDIIDVVVIKAKAGDIALIPPEYGHVTINASDEPLKMANWVCCDFASSYVPFRDMEGGAYYLLDKGFVKNPRYEDLPELRYITPVDIPEFGLTCGRDMYELINDTDKLRFLKQPQDFVGVFESILTI comes from the coding sequence ATGGTTTATAATATTGAATTTGGGGGAGTTGAAAGGCATCCTGATATCAGAATGCTTCATGATATGAAAGAGGTCGTCTGCGACAGAGAATGGTTCGATTCAGTTGATGACTTCGAACTCTATTATATGTTCAGGCATCTTTCCAAGTCCGAGGCAGAACTTAAAACTATCAACAAGCAACACCTGCGTTATGACATCACGGTAATTCCTCCGGGAATGATGGGGCGTGAATTTGTAAAGACCGCAGGTCACTATCATCCGAACGTTCCGGGTGAGGATATATCCTATCCTGAGGTGTACCAGGTGCTTGAGGGTGAGGCAACCTACCTTTTGCAGAAGCATGAGGTCGATGATATTATCGATGTTGTGGTAATAAAGGCAAAAGCAGGGGATATTGCACTCATTCCTCCGGAGTATGGTCACGTGACCATCAATGCATCCGATGAACCTCTGAAGATGGCTAACTGGGTATGTTGTGACTTTGCTTCCAGTTATGTACCATTTAGGGATATGGAAGGTGGGGCATATTATTTGCTGGATAAAGGTTTTGTCAAGAATCCTCGCTATGAGGACCTTCCTGAGCTAAGATATATTACTCCTGTAGACATTCCGGAATTTGGTCTTACATGTGGCAGGGATATGTATGAACTTATAAACGACACTGATAAATTACGTTTCCTGAAACAGCCGCAGGATTTTGTGGGGGTATTTGAGAGCATCCTCACAATTTGA
- a CDS encoding metallophosphoesterase family protein, with protein MERDIRILHTADTHIGYRQYHSEVRRQDFIDAFSRAIDDAIEMKMDAVVHAGDLFDSRNPTLEDILDTINILSKLKPYNIPFLSIVGNHESKQHTQWLDLFESMEIAIRLGTEPYRIENIAIYGIDNVPRSKIPLFDYSKFTDENCGEFNIVVMHQLMSPFPFGEWDCEEVINGLPFDVHAILLGDYHKNEKTKVDQTWVTYCGSTERNSASESDARTYNIITINDNGIEIGRRNILTREFLFIPVELRDRDSAYELIINTVKEYDVAEKVVFVDISGNPEVAISYNEIEEFLANQNVLVTRIRDLRRGEEIQEDKTVEVSFSDPDEAVKKEIRKMTLTSGGIMIDEIVRDPGVPKTKVDLEAETRIGNLLSSIDFMQPGTYMIPKDTKSDEGTEIVTVADETDIQEATDIQKVAETPGEYSVHNVAEKDAAPGEIVDKAETEPPETDDETPKRPDITSDMTETSETNGSKEKEVEAPKPKQYNLGDYL; from the coding sequence ATGGAGAGGGATATCAGAATACTGCATACTGCTGACACACATATCGGATACCGGCAGTACCATAGTGAAGTACGCAGGCAGGATTTTATTGATGCTTTTTCCAGGGCCATTGATGATGCCATTGAGATGAAGATGGATGCTGTTGTCCATGCAGGCGACCTTTTTGATTCAAGGAACCCTACACTTGAGGATATCCTTGACACGATCAATATACTCTCAAAACTAAAACCATACAATATCCCGTTCCTATCCATAGTGGGAAACCACGAAAGCAAGCAGCATACCCAATGGCTGGACCTGTTCGAAAGCATGGAGATCGCTATTCGACTTGGGACCGAACCATACAGGATAGAGAATATTGCCATCTATGGAATCGACAATGTCCCGAGATCGAAGATACCGCTTTTTGATTATTCGAAGTTCACAGATGAGAACTGTGGAGAATTCAACATTGTAGTAATGCACCAGCTGATGTCCCCATTTCCCTTTGGAGAGTGGGATTGCGAGGAGGTCATCAACGGCCTTCCTTTTGACGTACATGCCATCCTGCTGGGAGATTATCACAAGAATGAAAAGACCAAGGTCGATCAGACGTGGGTGACCTATTGTGGCAGCACAGAACGTAACAGTGCTTCCGAAAGCGATGCCCGCACGTATAACATTATTACGATAAATGATAACGGCATCGAGATCGGTAGACGTAACATCCTCACCCGCGAGTTCCTGTTCATTCCGGTTGAGCTGCGGGACAGGGATAGTGCCTATGAGCTGATCATCAATACCGTCAAAGAATATGATGTTGCTGAAAAGGTTGTCTTTGTAGACATTTCAGGAAACCCGGAAGTAGCTATATCCTACAATGAGATAGAGGAATTCCTTGCGAACCAGAATGTCCTTGTAACCCGTATAAGAGACCTGAGGCGAGGAGAAGAGATCCAGGAAGATAAAACAGTAGAGGTTTCCTTTTCAGATCCTGATGAAGCAGTCAAAAAAGAGATCAGGAAAATGACACTTACCAGCGGTGGCATCATGATAGACGAAATAGTAAGGGATCCGGGCGTTCCGAAGACAAAGGTCGACCTTGAAGCTGAAACACGAATAGGCAACCTCCTTTCAAGTATTGATTTTATGCAGCCGGGAACCTACATGATCCCAAAGGATACAAAAAGCGACGAGGGTACGGAAATCGTAACAGTTGCTGATGAGACTGACATACAGGAAGCAACGGATATTCAGAAGGTTGCAGAAACTCCCGGAGAATATAGCGTCCACAATGTGGCCGAAAAAGATGCTGCCCCAGGGGAGATCGTGGATAAGGCTGAAACTGAGCCACCAGAAACAGATGATGAAACACCCAAACGACCTGACATAACCTCTGATATGACCGAAACATCTGAGACCAATGGTTCAAAGGAAAAGGAAGTTGAAGCCCCGAAACCAAAGCAATACAATCTGGGGGACTACCTGTGA
- a CDS encoding AAA family ATPase — MKLKRVRVENIRSYKDLDISFEDGVTVVSGVNGSGKSSLLEACFTGLFGSRTLSKEFVLSDLIRKGATKASILVDFDNKGHEYNIEQGYKVNPKTGSASNNRSIFKIDGGIMVDQASQTYEAVKALLKMDEEAYKNCVYIRQGEIDVLINAKTKDRQRMIDDLLQIGKLEEYRERAGSARKGVGRHQRETDARIKDNVADIENLESSNPYQVLNTVKTEMNETGAKITDLEAKKERARGIVESIEEKISKYTETQEQKKAIDLEIKGFKSKITTTYSEIERSRNLVGSGRQEVQHLKSATADLSKQINVPEDADIENYSASIEKEEVSARDAVSSIVKKKELAQSSERSQNEFLLNLNEQVKTTSIAIQNKEDKIKTIQEDIERLSAESRKLDDENTKRSKEASELGFSADKLENIEDIAELLSMKQKQLHGKERERSATLAELEKRVKKAKELLDKGLCPTCGQDLKGSKICEETAVDEEQKAGMLAKLQSIRSEQADVETKVERVRKAKEIAKSIAENDHLTQIKKKDIAANEKLIEENHRTIREERKKESGLKEQITEVTISIRKIREEIISLGKDEAAARDSHKVVKEKLDVARKIRTNQLEIGKVQTSMQRLQDGINNGLEKVGLFEDQIKDRKQRLGQLEKVLGDVNIDKLQTEKMQYDSAYKGIVSELERSNLRIKELHKEVGRVEGEIKRLNELQQKHKLLTNKKEFLAAVYNDAEELETMYIRLRAEMRAKNIDALDRLLNEIFSFMYTNNAYSHIKLDQEYNLTIYEKDGTALEPKLLSGGERAIFNLVLRCAIYRLLSHSPGTTGSSELPPLILDEPTVFLDRGHVHQLIKLIDMMRDIGVGQILIVSHDESLIDSADHVFVVEKDPITNSSSISAK; from the coding sequence GTGAAACTAAAAAGGGTACGTGTTGAGAACATTAGAAGCTACAAAGACCTTGACATAAGCTTTGAGGATGGCGTTACCGTAGTATCCGGTGTGAACGGGAGCGGTAAATCAAGCCTGCTGGAAGCATGTTTTACAGGACTTTTCGGTAGCCGCACCCTTTCAAAGGAATTCGTGCTTTCCGACCTTATCCGCAAGGGTGCAACAAAGGCATCAATTCTTGTTGATTTCGATAATAAAGGGCATGAGTACAACATTGAGCAGGGGTACAAGGTAAATCCTAAAACCGGAAGTGCATCCAACAACAGGTCGATATTCAAGATCGACGGGGGTATCATGGTCGACCAGGCCAGCCAGACCTATGAAGCTGTAAAAGCACTTCTGAAAATGGATGAAGAAGCCTACAAGAACTGCGTGTACATCCGCCAGGGAGAGATCGATGTCCTGATAAACGCAAAGACAAAGGACCGGCAGCGGATGATCGATGACCTGCTCCAGATAGGGAAACTGGAAGAATATAGGGAGCGTGCAGGTAGTGCGAGGAAAGGTGTGGGGAGGCACCAAAGAGAAACAGACGCTCGCATCAAGGACAACGTTGCAGATATTGAAAATCTTGAAAGCTCCAACCCATACCAGGTGCTCAATACAGTTAAAACTGAGATGAATGAGACCGGAGCGAAAATTACTGATCTTGAGGCTAAGAAAGAGCGTGCCAGGGGAATTGTGGAATCTATTGAGGAGAAGATAAGCAAATACACAGAAACCCAGGAGCAAAAGAAAGCGATCGATCTTGAGATAAAAGGCTTCAAATCAAAGATAACGACAACATACAGTGAAATTGAGAGATCCAGGAACCTTGTTGGTTCCGGCAGGCAGGAAGTCCAACACCTTAAAAGTGCAACTGCCGACCTTTCCAAACAGATAAATGTTCCAGAAGATGCTGATATTGAAAATTATAGCGCATCCATAGAGAAAGAGGAAGTCAGTGCCCGGGATGCTGTCAGCAGCATTGTCAAAAAGAAGGAACTGGCACAAAGCAGTGAGCGATCGCAGAATGAATTCCTGCTTAACCTGAATGAACAGGTAAAGACGACTTCCATTGCCATACAGAATAAGGAAGACAAGATCAAAACCATCCAGGAAGATATTGAAAGGCTTTCTGCAGAAAGCAGGAAACTGGATGATGAGAACACTAAAAGATCAAAGGAAGCCTCTGAACTTGGATTCTCTGCTGATAAACTTGAAAATATAGAGGATATTGCTGAACTTCTTAGCATGAAGCAAAAACAGCTTCACGGAAAGGAAAGGGAAAGGTCTGCCACCCTTGCAGAGCTTGAGAAAAGGGTGAAGAAAGCCAAGGAGCTACTGGATAAGGGGCTGTGTCCCACCTGTGGACAGGACCTTAAAGGCTCAAAGATATGCGAAGAAACAGCAGTGGATGAAGAACAAAAGGCCGGGATGTTGGCCAAGCTCCAGAGCATACGTTCCGAACAGGCAGATGTGGAAACAAAAGTGGAACGTGTCAGGAAAGCAAAGGAAATTGCAAAAAGCATCGCAGAGAACGATCACCTGACCCAGATAAAGAAGAAAGACATCGCTGCCAATGAGAAGCTGATCGAAGAGAACCACAGGACCATCAGGGAAGAGAGGAAGAAGGAAAGTGGTCTTAAAGAACAGATCACGGAGGTCACGATATCGATCAGGAAGATCAGGGAAGAGATTATTTCCCTGGGAAAAGATGAAGCTGCTGCGAGGGATTCTCACAAAGTTGTAAAAGAGAAGCTCGATGTTGCAAGAAAGATACGAACTAACCAGCTTGAGATCGGGAAAGTCCAGACCAGTATGCAGCGATTGCAGGATGGGATCAATAACGGACTGGAAAAGGTAGGACTGTTCGAAGATCAGATAAAGGATAGGAAGCAGCGTCTTGGCCAGCTGGAAAAGGTACTTGGCGATGTCAATATAGATAAGCTCCAGACCGAAAAGATGCAGTACGATAGTGCATACAAGGGTATAGTTTCCGAACTGGAAAGATCAAACCTGAGGATAAAGGAGCTTCACAAGGAAGTAGGACGCGTCGAAGGAGAGATCAAAAGGCTTAATGAACTTCAGCAAAAGCACAAGTTGCTTACGAACAAGAAGGAGTTCCTGGCGGCCGTTTACAATGACGCGGAAGAACTTGAGACCATGTACATACGCCTGCGTGCTGAAATGCGTGCAAAGAATATTGATGCGCTTGACAGGTTACTCAATGAGATATTCTCTTTCATGTACACCAATAATGCATATTCGCACATCAAGCTTGACCAGGAGTATAATCTAACCATCTATGAAAAAGATGGCACTGCTCTTGAACCTAAATTGTTGAGCGGAGGCGAGAGAGCGATATTCAACCTTGTGCTAAGGTGTGCCATCTATCGTTTATTGTCACATTCGCCCGGAACTACAGGCAGTTCAGAGCTCCCACCGCTGATACTGGACGAGCCCACTGTGTTCCTTGACCGCGGGCACGTCCACCAGTTGATAAAGCTCATTGACATGATGCGGGACATCGGTGTTGGACAGATCCTGATAGTATCACACGATGAATCACTGATCGATTCTGCAGATCATGTGTTCGTAGTTGAGAAAGACCCCATCACAAATAGTTCTTCCATTTCCGCAAAATGA
- the smc gene encoding chromosome segregation protein SMC, whose product MYIKEIEFTNFKSFGKKIKIPFFDDFTTISGPNGSGKSNIIDGILFVLGLSSSRTLRAEKLTDLIYNGDKAKKPDFAQVTIKFDNADREMPVDEEEITISRKIRETENGYYSYFYFNGKAVSLTDIHNHLAKARVTPEGYNVVMQGDVTRIITMTAGERRKIIDEIAGVAEFDNKRDRALNELEIVRERVERADILIEEVEKQLEKLKVERDQAVKYQSLKQEKMKFEGFVLLAKLKDARVELENVNLDIDAKKEVQEKLQQALEQKQEKLEELEKELQELTSEIQRMGEDEQIQVKKDIEEIKGEVSRCVNSIELADNEIEDIDSRRKKAFLDIEQTKNRVNEIDSKLSEETLRKDSIFSEISERKTERMILQSRIADVDEKFAQTRDELTTFKNELENFRNDKSELMRQEDRLLDSLRRRSAEVRDIENEIEDAKVKAQSSDSDTKSAQYEIEKNTEQINSLTKDLDDLESNRFQIKTVVTDLEATLRKQQQDYAMLEARVRAAEDTSNYSKAVDMIIAEKKHHGLPGIYGTIAELGSVDQKYSTALGVAAGGRMQAIVVETDQDASRGIQFLKQQRGGRATFLPLNKMEARRPYKDLSDRQGVIGYAIDLIDFDPRFEAAYWYVFRDTLIVDTLENARRLIGGLRMVTLEGEVIEKSGAMTGGSMQRKSGLSFAASEKDKLIKIAEKLTEFESRRNTAIKKLDSVESHIADINREIHELEKEISKKEMIFEEIGSRAERLSQLIEAKNSELSEIEEQRSKLREEMELVVAQKNEKDERSGELEEKIAVIEEKLSESEIPELNKQAERIDEEMRRLDGRIRDIEADINALNLDREYASSRIEDSRQLVKEMDEKRSTHRERVDGYKAKITELEATLKSKQQREQELTEELKEMQQKRAIKQTEYNAAEKDLLATRSRLDDADKAMMALEATLSALVDQTKDLKEELDRRGIEEVEDVPNYETVSTRIASIEKAMERLEPVNMRAIDEYDEVDARVVDLKTRRAILFNEREQILDRIDQYETLKKDAFMETYNGINEPFKEIFNELSDGSGELVLDDYEDPFNGGLTLRAQPKEKTLQRLEAMSGGEKSLTALAFVFAIQQYRPAPFYAFDEIDMFLDGANADRVAQRVKKAGTKAQFIVVSLRKPMIEAAERTIGVTMQENNITSITGVKLR is encoded by the coding sequence GTGTACATCAAAGAAATTGAATTTACAAACTTCAAATCTTTTGGGAAAAAAATAAAAATACCATTCTTTGATGATTTTACCACCATATCCGGACCAAACGGAAGTGGAAAATCCAATATCATCGACGGGATACTTTTTGTGCTCGGGCTTTCCAGCTCACGTACCCTGAGGGCTGAAAAACTGACAGACCTTATTTACAATGGTGATAAGGCAAAAAAGCCTGATTTCGCACAGGTCACGATAAAGTTCGATAATGCCGATCGCGAGATGCCTGTGGACGAGGAAGAGATCACCATCAGCAGGAAGATCAGGGAAACAGAGAACGGATATTATAGTTATTTCTATTTCAACGGGAAGGCGGTCAGCCTTACAGACATCCACAACCACCTTGCAAAAGCACGTGTGACCCCTGAAGGATATAATGTGGTCATGCAGGGTGATGTTACCCGTATCATCACCATGACAGCAGGTGAGCGCCGCAAGATCATAGATGAGATCGCAGGCGTTGCGGAATTCGACAACAAAAGAGACAGGGCTCTGAACGAACTGGAGATCGTAAGGGAGCGTGTCGAAAGGGCTGACATATTAATAGAAGAGGTTGAGAAGCAGCTGGAGAAGCTCAAGGTCGAGCGTGACCAGGCTGTGAAGTACCAGAGCCTCAAACAGGAAAAAATGAAGTTCGAAGGCTTCGTACTTCTTGCAAAGCTCAAGGATGCAAGGGTGGAACTTGAGAACGTGAACCTGGACATAGATGCAAAAAAGGAAGTCCAGGAAAAATTGCAGCAAGCCCTTGAACAGAAGCAGGAGAAACTGGAAGAGCTTGAGAAAGAACTTCAGGAGCTTACCTCCGAGATCCAGAGGATGGGAGAGGACGAGCAGATCCAGGTCAAGAAGGACATCGAGGAGATAAAAGGAGAGGTCTCAAGATGTGTCAACAGCATAGAACTTGCAGATAATGAGATCGAAGACATTGATTCCAGGCGTAAGAAAGCGTTCCTTGATATCGAGCAAACGAAGAACAGGGTCAATGAGATAGATTCAAAGCTGTCTGAGGAAACACTCCGTAAGGACAGTATCTTTTCAGAGATATCCGAAAGAAAGACCGAGAGGATGATCCTGCAAAGCAGGATAGCGGATGTGGATGAGAAGTTCGCCCAGACCAGGGATGAACTTACAACATTCAAGAATGAACTGGAAAATTTCAGGAACGACAAGAGCGAGCTGATGCGACAGGAAGATCGCCTGCTTGACTCCCTGAGAAGAAGGTCAGCAGAAGTAAGGGATATCGAAAACGAGATCGAAGATGCAAAGGTTAAAGCACAATCTTCAGACAGCGATACAAAATCTGCGCAATATGAGATAGAGAAAAATACCGAGCAGATAAATTCCCTGACAAAGGACCTTGATGACCTTGAAAGCAATCGTTTCCAGATAAAGACCGTAGTAACAGACCTTGAAGCTACGCTCAGAAAACAGCAGCAAGATTACGCAATGCTGGAAGCACGTGTCCGTGCAGCAGAGGATACAAGCAATTATTCCAAAGCTGTGGACATGATAATCGCCGAGAAGAAACACCACGGACTTCCCGGAATCTACGGTACCATCGCCGAACTTGGAAGCGTGGACCAGAAATATTCCACAGCCCTTGGTGTTGCAGCAGGTGGACGTATGCAGGCGATCGTTGTGGAAACTGACCAGGACGCATCACGTGGCATACAGTTTTTGAAACAGCAGCGCGGAGGACGTGCAACCTTCCTGCCACTTAACAAGATGGAGGCAAGGCGGCCTTACAAGGACCTTTCCGACCGCCAGGGCGTCATCGGCTATGCCATTGACCTGATCGACTTTGACCCAAGGTTCGAGGCTGCATACTGGTACGTATTCAGGGACACACTTATTGTCGACACACTTGAAAATGCACGCCGTCTCATCGGCGGTCTTCGCATGGTCACACTCGAAGGAGAGGTCATTGAAAAGAGCGGTGCAATGACCGGCGGGTCCATGCAAAGGAAGTCAGGACTCTCATTTGCAGCATCTGAAAAGGACAAGCTCATAAAGATCGCTGAAAAACTTACCGAATTTGAGTCAAGACGCAATACTGCGATCAAGAAGCTGGACAGCGTTGAGAGCCATATTGCAGATATTAACCGTGAGATCCATGAGCTGGAGAAGGAGATCTCAAAGAAGGAAATGATCTTTGAGGAGATCGGCAGCAGGGCAGAGCGTCTCAGCCAGCTGATCGAAGCCAAGAACAGCGAACTTTCAGAGATAGAAGAACAGCGATCAAAGCTCCGCGAGGAAATGGAACTGGTCGTTGCCCAAAAGAATGAGAAGGATGAAAGATCCGGGGAACTGGAAGAGAAGATCGCTGTTATTGAGGAAAAGCTTTCCGAATCAGAGATACCTGAACTTAACAAACAGGCTGAACGCATCGATGAAGAGATGCGCAGGCTGGACGGGCGTATCCGTGACATTGAAGCTGACATCAATGCACTGAACCTTGACCGCGAGTATGCATCATCCAGGATAGAAGACAGTCGCCAGCTTGTCAAGGAAATGGATGAAAAGAGATCCACACACCGTGAACGTGTGGACGGCTATAAAGCGAAGATAACCGAGCTGGAAGCCACCCTTAAGAGCAAGCAGCAGCGTGAACAGGAACTTACGGAAGAACTTAAGGAGATGCAACAGAAGCGCGCCATTAAGCAAACCGAGTATAACGCTGCCGAAAAGGACCTTCTTGCCACCAGATCAAGACTGGACGATGCTGACAAGGCCATGATGGCACTGGAAGCCACACTGAGCGCCCTTGTTGACCAGACAAAGGACCTGAAGGAAGAACTGGACAGGCGCGGCATCGAAGAGGTCGAAGATGTACCAAATTACGAGACCGTCAGCACAAGGATAGCATCCATAGAAAAGGCTATGGAAAGGCTTGAACCTGTGAACATGAGGGCAATTGATGAGTATGACGAGGTTGATGCAAGGGTTGTGGACCTTAAGACCAGAAGAGCCATCCTCTTCAATGAAAGGGAACAGATCCTCGACCGTATCGACCAGTACGAGACCCTGAAGAAAGATGCGTTCATGGAAACATACAACGGCATCAATGAACCTTTCAAAGAGATATTCAACGAGCTTTCCGATGGTAGCGGAGAACTCGTACTTGATGATTACGAAGATCCTTTCAATGGAGGACTGACACTTCGGGCACAGCCAAAAGAGAAAACGCTCCAGCGACTGGAAGCGATGTCAGGTGGAGAGAAAAGTCTTACGGCCCTGGCTTTCGTGTTCGCTATCCAGCAATACCGCCCGGCTCCTTTCTATGCATTTGACGAGATCGACATGTTCCTTGACGGTGCAAATGCGGACAGGGTCGCCCAGCGTGTGAAGAAGGCCGGAACAAAAGCACAGTTCATTGTAGTATCCCTGCGTAAACCGATGATCGAAGCGGCTGAACGTACCATCGGAGTCACCATGCAGGAGAACAATATCACAAGCATTACGGGTGTGAAATTACGTTGA
- a CDS encoding segregation and condensation protein A produces the protein MNDLSENIQESEGNIQKITGTSDSSVDPEFLEKLRSLGVDESLIEFSDDVLCEPVEIFVNLAKNGDINPWDIDIVQATDKFLAYIEDMKLMDLRISGRTLLYAAILLRMKSTGIVQEEEEEEEDFLDDDMDFYEIEEYPVPKLPIRRTATRPVTLQELITELKKAEKVETRRKDRRIRHRIEVMDRATTDDVLGIAHEEDIRGRVDTLYEYLEELFRDREEVLFSDLIDNSNSRSEKMMTYISLLFLAAEKRVWLSQEELFGELYVHQGCAIE, from the coding sequence TTGAACGATCTTTCTGAAAATATCCAGGAAAGCGAAGGCAATATCCAGAAAATAACTGGCACCTCCGACAGCTCTGTTGACCCGGAATTTTTGGAAAAACTACGAAGCCTCGGTGTTGATGAATCCCTTATAGAGTTTTCAGATGATGTACTCTGCGAACCCGTGGAGATCTTCGTAAATCTTGCCAAGAACGGTGACATCAACCCCTGGGATATCGATATCGTCCAGGCTACAGACAAGTTCCTTGCATACATTGAAGATATGAAGCTCATGGACCTGAGGATATCGGGCAGAACACTTTTGTATGCAGCCATACTCCTCAGGATGAAATCAACAGGTATCGTTCAGGAAGAAGAGGAGGAAGAGGAAGATTTCCTGGACGACGACATGGATTTCTATGAAATTGAAGAATACCCGGTCCCAAAACTACCCATCCGCCGTACTGCGACACGCCCTGTAACCCTTCAGGAGCTTATTACGGAACTTAAAAAAGCAGAGAAGGTCGAGACCAGAAGAAAGGACAGAAGAATACGCCATCGTATCGAGGTAATGGACAGGGCGACCACAGATGATGTCCTTGGTATCGCGCATGAGGAAGATATCAGGGGCAGGGTGGACACGCTTTATGAGTATCTCGAAGAGCTGTTCAGGGATCGAGAAGAAGTTCTTTTCTCGGACCTTATCGATAATTCCAACAGCCGCTCCGAAAAGATGATGACATACATTTCACTTCTGTTCCTTGCAGCTGAAAAGAGGGTATGGTTATCACAGGAAGAACTTTTTGGCGAGCTATATGTCCATCAGGGTTGCGCCATCGAATGA